The proteins below are encoded in one region of Bacteroides uniformis:
- a CDS encoding VapE domain-containing protein yields the protein MENTPVTTYRGFSAVSGETTFTQDMADIRNGKHAKLIIKIASLVAQGKVEEANHVKKQLPFRTLTANYRERRLAPSITRYNPVITLDIDDLEEGQLEQTRTLINEDPHTLGSFLSPKRHGYKLFVFMQTEYTRRLYDRLRQGEVTYATLEEIHLKLYSAAKEHYEALLGVEVDGSGKDISRGYFMSFDPHAYINAALLEQISPLPARIIPPAKKESGKKRTAAETVHPLPASVAATPQDAKPWEKLIFSQAVTAVKRTTRFRAGNRDNFLFALGNKCYSKGLDEQTAIRLAKNEFGQEYPDVESPLHNAYIYTDKTSEAATKKEEKKPVINQVMSFLEEHYGIRRNLILDRLEFMPYTPSADAGKGYRPMRGKDYNTMFVDLQMAGISCYQNFLRAVIDSNYAKEFNPYTDYLYALPPWDGTDYIAQLADTLTTENRELWQKGFKRWIVGLVACALSDEDMNQLVIILYSEQGKGKSSWIRRLLPPEWKEYFYNGIIDPSNKDDARLLATRIIINMEEFEGVKPGELAALKRIIAQDNVTQRKAYDIEAFTLPRHCSFIASTNNRQCLQDIGGNRRFLPITITGIDYHTPVNHPGIYAQALALLKGGFRYWYEGEEIEQLNKHNERHRMKDPVEENLFVFFRKPLPEDLQTKWLPASVILTKLSIFGKVQVNPHTQLVLVQALEKYGFGTRTNEQETTEYEVVDIQLYQ from the coding sequence ATGGAAAACACTCCAGTTACCACCTACCGTGGTTTCAGCGCCGTCAGCGGGGAGACAACCTTCACGCAGGACATGGCTGACATAAGAAACGGCAAGCATGCCAAGTTAATCATCAAAATCGCCAGCCTCGTGGCACAGGGAAAGGTGGAGGAAGCCAACCACGTCAAGAAGCAGCTTCCCTTCAGGACCCTCACGGCCAACTACCGGGAAAGAAGGCTCGCACCGAGCATCACCCGCTACAACCCCGTCATCACGCTCGACATCGACGACCTGGAAGAAGGACAGTTGGAGCAGACCCGGACCCTCATCAACGAAGACCCGCACACCCTGGGCAGTTTCCTCTCCCCCAAAAGGCACGGCTACAAGCTGTTCGTCTTCATGCAGACGGAATACACCCGGCGTCTGTATGACCGTCTCCGGCAGGGCGAGGTGACCTACGCCACGCTCGAGGAGATACACCTGAAGCTGTACAGCGCCGCCAAAGAGCACTACGAGGCCCTTCTCGGAGTAGAGGTGGACGGAAGCGGAAAGGACATTTCGCGGGGATACTTCATGTCCTTCGACCCGCATGCCTATATCAATGCCGCACTGCTGGAACAGATTTCCCCGTTGCCGGCACGCATCATCCCGCCTGCGAAGAAGGAAAGCGGCAAGAAGAGGACGGCTGCCGAAACGGTACACCCCCTCCCCGCCTCCGTTGCCGCCACGCCGCAGGACGCAAAGCCTTGGGAGAAGCTGATATTCTCCCAAGCCGTGACCGCCGTGAAGCGCACCACCAGGTTCCGGGCAGGCAACCGCGACAACTTCCTCTTCGCCCTGGGCAACAAATGCTACAGCAAGGGCCTGGACGAGCAGACAGCCATCAGACTGGCGAAAAACGAGTTCGGACAAGAGTACCCCGACGTGGAATCCCCCCTGCACAATGCCTACATCTATACCGACAAGACCAGCGAAGCCGCCACAAAGAAGGAAGAGAAAAAGCCCGTCATCAACCAAGTGATGAGCTTTCTGGAAGAGCACTACGGCATCCGCAGGAACCTCATCCTGGACCGCCTCGAATTCATGCCCTACACCCCGTCGGCAGATGCCGGAAAAGGTTACCGCCCCATGCGCGGAAAGGACTACAACACCATGTTCGTAGACCTGCAGATGGCCGGCATCTCCTGCTACCAGAATTTCCTCAGAGCCGTGATAGACTCCAACTACGCCAAGGAGTTCAACCCCTACACCGACTATCTGTACGCGCTTCCCCCCTGGGACGGGACGGACTACATCGCCCAACTTGCCGACACCCTGACGACCGAGAACCGGGAGCTATGGCAGAAGGGCTTCAAACGGTGGATAGTGGGCCTGGTGGCCTGCGCACTGAGCGACGAGGACATGAACCAGCTCGTCATCATCCTCTACAGCGAGCAGGGAAAGGGAAAGAGCAGCTGGATTCGGCGCCTGCTGCCGCCCGAGTGGAAAGAGTACTTCTACAACGGCATAATAGACCCGAGCAACAAGGACGATGCCCGCCTGCTCGCCACGCGAATCATCATCAACATGGAGGAGTTCGAAGGCGTGAAGCCCGGCGAGCTGGCAGCATTGAAGCGAATCATCGCGCAGGACAACGTGACGCAGCGCAAGGCCTACGACATCGAAGCCTTCACCCTGCCCCGCCACTGCTCCTTCATCGCGAGCACCAACAACCGGCAGTGCCTGCAGGACATCGGCGGAAACCGGCGTTTCCTCCCCATCACCATCACCGGCATAGACTACCACACCCCGGTGAACCATCCCGGTATCTACGCCCAGGCGCTCGCCCTGCTGAAAGGCGGATTCAGATACTGGTACGAGGGCGAGGAGATAGAACAGTTGAACAAGCACAACGAACGGCACCGCATGAAAGACCCCGTGGAGGAGAACCTCTTCGTCTTCTTCCGCAAACCGCTGCCCGAGGACCTGCAGACAAAGTGGCTCCCTGCCAGCGTCATACTGACCAAGCTCAGCATATTCGGGAAGGTGCAGGTGAACCCGCACACCCAGCTGGTACTGGTGCAGGCACTGGAAAAGTACGGATTCGGTACACGGACCAACGAGCAGGAGACGACCGAATATGAGGTAGTGGACATCCAGCTATATCAGTAA
- a CDS encoding UpxY family transcription antiterminator has protein sequence MHWYAVRVTYSRELFFKEYLDAAGIENYIPMRYEYVVRKERRLRKLVPAVHNLVFVRSTRERMDEIKNEPGMNIPIRYIMDRETRQPIVIPDSQMRSFIAVSGTYDQAVLYLEPTELNLSQGTRVRITGGIFEGVEGVFVRVRHDRRVVVNIEGVMAVATTFVHASLVEEIGDKYSN, from the coding sequence ATGCACTGGTATGCAGTGCGTGTCACCTATAGCCGAGAGCTTTTTTTCAAGGAATACCTGGATGCAGCGGGCATTGAAAACTATATACCCATGCGCTATGAGTATGTCGTGAGGAAAGAGCGCCGCCTGCGCAAGCTTGTTCCTGCGGTCCATAACCTGGTCTTCGTCCGCTCCACCCGCGAGCGTATGGACGAAATAAAGAACGAACCGGGCATGAACATCCCCATCCGCTATATCATGGACCGCGAAACCCGCCAGCCCATCGTCATCCCGGACTCACAGATGCGCAGCTTCATCGCCGTGTCTGGCACCTACGACCAGGCTGTGCTCTATCTTGAACCCACCGAACTGAACCTCTCCCAAGGAACCCGGGTACGCATCACCGGCGGCATCTTCGAAGGAGTGGAAGGGGTGTTTGTGCGTGTGCGCCATGACAGGAGGGTGGTGGTGAACATCGAGGGGGTGATGGCGGTGGCGACGACGTTTGTGCATGCGTCGCTGGTGGAGGAGATAGGAGATAAGTATTCAAATTAG
- a CDS encoding MATE family efflux transporter, giving the protein MAELGAEDYGIYNVVGGFVAMFSIISGSMTLAVNRFITIEIGKDNVLQATRIFSTSVIILLLFSILVCIGLETFGVWFLNAQMDIPDGRTIAANWALQLSLLAFVINLMSVPYNAVIIAHERMSVFALISILEVTLKLAVVFVLKWILFDKLITYACLTTLVALIIRTVYAVYCKRHFEESRFKFTFDKGLLCDMLGFTGWAFWGNSVILLKDQGVNVLLNLFCGPVVNAAQGIAMQINAAVYSFVSNFMIAIRPQIIKNHASGNFQAMHIQIIKSGKFGFFIMLLILLPLCGNIDYVLGLWLVDVPAHTANFVVLVLLYSLLDGILTPIAIGVFAQGEIKAYEIALCIIYAVNFIASYVCLKLGMAPETVFVLNIAFKACVLADLLVHSKAKYAFPVHAFLKQCLLPSAVVFVLSGAFTYFMPWEAPNSFWEFLLHTLAIIICTSLMALAIGMTKGERLFLKKNLRDKITVKLYRKI; this is encoded by the coding sequence TTGGCAGAACTGGGTGCCGAGGATTATGGTATATACAATGTGGTAGGTGGTTTCGTAGCTATGTTTTCCATTATATCTGGAAGTATGACTTTGGCGGTCAACCGTTTTATTACGATTGAAATCGGAAAGGATAATGTCTTGCAGGCAACCCGGATATTCTCAACCTCCGTGATTATCCTTTTGCTTTTCTCAATTCTGGTTTGTATCGGCTTAGAAACTTTTGGCGTATGGTTCCTAAATGCTCAAATGGACATACCAGACGGGCGTACTATAGCAGCCAATTGGGCTTTGCAGCTTTCGCTTTTAGCCTTTGTTATCAACTTGATGAGTGTGCCCTACAACGCTGTAATTATCGCCCACGAGCGGATGTCGGTTTTTGCTTTGATTTCCATTTTGGAAGTTACTCTTAAACTTGCTGTGGTTTTCGTACTTAAGTGGATACTCTTTGACAAGCTGATTACTTATGCATGCCTCACCACGTTGGTGGCACTTATCATTCGTACGGTGTATGCCGTTTATTGTAAGCGCCATTTTGAGGAGTCCCGTTTTAAGTTCACTTTCGACAAGGGATTATTGTGCGATATGCTGGGATTCACAGGCTGGGCTTTTTGGGGAAATTCAGTTATCTTACTCAAAGACCAGGGAGTGAACGTGCTGCTCAACTTGTTTTGTGGTCCGGTAGTGAATGCGGCGCAGGGCATCGCAATGCAGATCAATGCTGCAGTGTACAGTTTTGTATCTAATTTTATGATAGCGATAAGGCCGCAAATCATCAAGAACCATGCTTCCGGAAACTTTCAGGCCATGCATATCCAGATTATAAAAAGCGGGAAATTCGGTTTTTTCATAATGCTGCTCATCCTGCTGCCGCTTTGCGGTAATATTGATTATGTGCTTGGACTATGGCTGGTGGATGTGCCAGCACATACGGCAAACTTTGTCGTGCTGGTGTTGTTGTATTCCTTGTTGGACGGTATTTTAACTCCGATTGCAATAGGAGTTTTCGCTCAGGGTGAAATCAAGGCATACGAGATAGCTTTGTGCATCATTTATGCAGTTAATTTCATTGCTTCATACGTGTGTCTTAAACTGGGTATGGCTCCAGAGACGGTCTTTGTACTCAATATTGCTTTTAAAGCATGCGTGTTGGCAGATTTGCTGGTGCATTCCAAGGCGAAGTATGCTTTTCCTGTTCATGCTTTCCTGAAGCAATGTCTGCTACCTTCAGCGGTGGTTTTCGTCTTATCAGGAGCTTTTACTTATTTCATGCCGTGGGAAGCACCAAATAGCTTTTGGGAATTTCTTCTGCACACACTGGCGATAATAATCTGTACCTCGTTGATGGCACTTGCTATAGGCATGACGAAAGGAGAGCGGCTCTTCCTAAAAAAAAACTTGCGGGATAAGATTACAGTGAAATTATATCGTAAAATATAA
- a CDS encoding thiamine pyrophosphate-binding protein, with product MAKEKFYTSERNVQIVLSLLKANGIRKIIASPGATNFTFVGSVQNDPFFEVYSAVDERSAAYMACGMAAESGEAVALSCTGATASRNYYPGLTEAFYRKLPVLAITSHQGTDRIGQLIPQNIDRRILPNDIARLSVELPVVKDCRDEDYVVMEVNKAMLELRRNGGGPVHINLITTYSRDFSVKELPHVKVMRRFQAWDELPVLPEGRIGIYVGSHTHFSEKQNRAIDRFCATYDAVVICDHTSGYYGKYKLLPTLVQLQSDITSPFPPLDLMVHIGEISAASFNDTIPAKEVWRVSEDGELRDPFKKLTTVFQMSEEMFFLHYGKDGCNRHVLIDECRELFGEIYEQIPELPFCNIWTAMQLSSRLPKGALFHMGVSNTRRCWNMFQLPESVESACNVGCCGIDGCVSTLVGASLVNPDRLCYVVVGDLTFFYDLNSLGNHHIGTNLRVMLVNNGRGTEFRLGIHHCNVFGDDADKYMAAAGHFGNKSPLLVKHYAEDLGFHYLSATTKEEFMTALSNFTNPQLSDHSMILEVFTDSKDESEALYLMSHIQSDAKGMVRSKLKDAVRNVAGEKGINAIKKILKK from the coding sequence ATGGCTAAGGAAAAATTTTATACATCAGAGAGGAATGTACAAATCGTGTTGTCGTTGTTGAAAGCCAATGGTATTAGAAAGATTATAGCTTCACCGGGTGCTACTAACTTCACATTTGTAGGTAGTGTGCAAAATGATCCATTCTTTGAGGTCTATTCTGCTGTGGACGAACGTTCGGCAGCATATATGGCTTGTGGCATGGCGGCTGAAAGTGGAGAAGCTGTGGCTTTGAGCTGTACGGGTGCGACCGCCTCGCGTAATTACTATCCAGGATTAACAGAGGCTTTTTACCGCAAATTGCCGGTGCTTGCCATCACTTCGCACCAAGGGACAGATAGGATAGGACAACTTATTCCTCAGAACATAGACAGGCGTATTCTTCCGAATGACATAGCACGGCTTTCGGTAGAACTGCCTGTGGTCAAAGATTGCAGGGACGAAGACTATGTCGTGATGGAAGTAAACAAAGCCATGCTTGAGTTGCGCAGGAATGGAGGAGGACCGGTTCATATAAATTTGATAACAACCTACAGTCGTGATTTTTCGGTGAAAGAATTGCCTCATGTGAAAGTCATGCGTCGCTTCCAAGCCTGGGATGAACTGCCTGTGCTGCCTGAGGGAAGAATAGGTATTTATGTGGGCTCTCATACACATTTTTCTGAAAAACAAAATAGGGCTATTGATCGCTTTTGTGCCACTTATGACGCTGTAGTGATTTGCGACCATACGAGCGGCTATTACGGTAAATACAAGTTACTTCCGACGCTGGTCCAGTTGCAATCCGATATCACTTCACCATTCCCTCCATTGGATTTGATGGTTCACATCGGGGAAATATCAGCAGCTTCTTTCAACGATACAATCCCAGCAAAGGAGGTTTGGCGAGTAAGCGAAGATGGGGAATTGCGTGATCCGTTTAAAAAACTGACAACGGTATTTCAAATGTCCGAAGAAATGTTTTTTCTGCATTATGGGAAAGATGGTTGCAATCGGCACGTTTTGATAGATGAATGCCGAGAACTGTTTGGTGAAATCTATGAGCAAATTCCTGAATTGCCTTTCTGCAATATTTGGACTGCCATGCAGCTATCTTCGAGACTTCCCAAAGGAGCGTTGTTCCACATGGGCGTTTCCAATACCCGGCGTTGTTGGAATATGTTCCAGTTGCCGGAAAGTGTTGAGTCTGCTTGTAATGTAGGTTGTTGTGGTATTGACGGTTGTGTCAGTACATTGGTCGGGGCTTCATTAGTCAATCCCGATAGGCTTTGCTATGTCGTAGTGGGTGATTTGACTTTCTTTTATGACCTGAATTCCTTGGGCAACCATCATATAGGGACGAATTTACGTGTTATGCTTGTCAATAACGGGAGGGGTACGGAATTTCGCTTGGGCATTCATCATTGCAATGTTTTTGGCGATGATGCCGACAAGTATATGGCTGCAGCTGGGCATTTTGGTAATAAATCTCCTCTGCTGGTTAAGCATTATGCTGAGGATTTAGGTTTCCACTATTTGTCTGCTACTACCAAAGAAGAATTTATGACTGCATTGTCTAATTTCACCAATCCACAGTTAAGTGATCATTCTATGATATTGGAAGTCTTTACTGACTCGAAAGATGAAAGCGAGGCTTTGTATCTGATGAGCCATATTCAAAGCGATGCCAAAGGCATGGTACGTAGTAAGCTGAAAGATGCGGTAAGGAATGTGGCAGGAGAAAAAGGCATTAATGCTATAAAAAAAATTTTGAAAAAATAA
- a CDS encoding polysaccharide pyruvyl transferase family protein: protein MHILIISLPLHTNIGGILQSYALQTVLSRNGHDAIVLNRPFCSKPSVAKVLAKACCRLLKKMLGRETVPLFYDFKHYKEYTVISQHTEAFIEKNIHCRYYKRYTDIREADWDALVVGSDQIWRRNFNQKIENVFFDFAWDWKNVRRIAYAPSFGLDTWGYSDVETKNCAGLVKKFNLVTVREESAVGLCEKHLGVKPMHVLDPTMLLDRKDYEALTSEVKEKSDGDMLVYLLDPMESNLVTVKEVSAVLHHKPFYVFSKVNDTSLPLSERIQIPVEKWLKGFQDAKFVITDSFHGCIFSIIFNVPFVVLRNEQGGLARIYSLLSMFCLKDRLVDSVDDLKQLKIIDWNKVNAIREKKKYFALGLIDKILR from the coding sequence GTGCATATCTTAATAATTTCTCTTCCTCTTCATACCAATATAGGAGGTATATTACAATCCTATGCCTTACAGACTGTTTTATCTCGCAATGGTCATGATGCAATAGTTCTGAACAGACCATTTTGCAGTAAGCCCAGTGTTGCGAAAGTTCTAGCCAAGGCTTGTTGTAGATTGCTTAAGAAAATGCTTGGTCGTGAGACTGTACCATTATTTTATGACTTCAAGCATTATAAAGAATATACTGTCATCAGTCAGCATACTGAGGCATTCATAGAGAAGAATATCCATTGTCGTTATTACAAACGCTATACAGATATACGGGAAGCGGATTGGGATGCTCTCGTGGTGGGTAGTGACCAAATCTGGCGGCGCAACTTCAATCAAAAGATTGAGAATGTATTTTTCGATTTTGCTTGGGACTGGAAAAATGTGAGACGGATTGCCTATGCTCCTTCTTTCGGACTGGATACTTGGGGATATTCAGATGTTGAAACGAAAAATTGTGCAGGGTTGGTGAAGAAGTTCAATCTTGTTACAGTACGTGAGGAGTCTGCAGTGGGGCTTTGCGAGAAGCATTTAGGCGTAAAGCCTATGCATGTCTTGGATCCAACGATGCTTCTCGATCGAAAGGATTATGAAGCACTGACATCAGAAGTTAAAGAAAAGTCTGATGGTGATATGTTGGTCTACTTGCTCGATCCGATGGAATCAAACCTTGTTACGGTAAAGGAGGTGTCTGCAGTGCTTCATCATAAACCTTTCTATGTATTCTCAAAGGTCAATGACACAAGTCTGCCACTCAGTGAACGTATACAGATTCCGGTAGAGAAGTGGCTAAAGGGGTTTCAGGATGCTAAGTTCGTGATTACAGACAGTTTCCATGGCTGCATATTCTCTATTATCTTCAATGTGCCTTTTGTGGTGTTGAGAAATGAACAAGGTGGATTGGCGCGTATTTATTCTCTTTTGAGCATGTTCTGTTTAAAAGACCGTTTAGTAGACTCAGTTGATGATCTGAAGCAGTTGAAGATTATTGATTGGAATAAGGTCAATGCCATCCGAGAAAAAAAGAAGTATTTTGCATTGGGATTAATTGATAAAATACTAAGATAA
- a CDS encoding glycosyltransferase family 2 protein, with protein MLSIIIPLYNKQAVIARTIESILSQSYINWELIIVDDGSTDGSDEVVRLYLGDQRIRYIRKPNGGVSSARNRGIKEAKGEWICYIDADDYFLPEGLKTMVELAEKYNVKVAAGRFLIEIKKKRFPGVNGKREGVLEDNFKEWFFNRVIPRAGAAVFHAELLKNHLFDETLSRYEDAKSLFEILRENRMAYTPIDVMTYSLDNLGLSGKVADFSKDFIFSMNFDGKSYWEKMLLGDMLNQGLKLYPEYKQFLLNKYGNDLMWSNKAKRCNFMNRIIFIPRKLIMKLKFYLSGPLAG; from the coding sequence ATGCTCTCAATAATTATTCCCCTTTATAATAAGCAAGCTGTAATAGCGCGCACCATTGAGTCGATACTCAGCCAATCCTATATCAATTGGGAACTGATTATCGTGGATGATGGATCTACCGATGGCAGTGATGAAGTGGTGAGACTGTATCTTGGTGATCAGCGTATACGGTATATACGTAAGCCTAATGGTGGGGTGTCATCAGCCAGAAACCGGGGTATCAAGGAGGCTAAAGGGGAGTGGATATGCTATATTGATGCGGATGATTATTTTCTGCCGGAGGGATTGAAGACAATGGTTGAATTGGCAGAGAAATATAATGTAAAGGTGGCTGCAGGACGTTTTTTGATAGAAATTAAAAAAAAGAGATTTCCGGGAGTGAATGGTAAAAGAGAAGGCGTATTGGAAGATAATTTTAAAGAGTGGTTTTTTAATAGGGTGATACCTCGTGCAGGAGCTGCTGTCTTTCATGCCGAATTATTGAAGAATCATTTGTTTGATGAGACATTGAGTCGATATGAAGATGCAAAATCTCTTTTTGAAATTTTACGTGAAAACAGAATGGCTTATACTCCTATTGATGTGATGACTTATTCTCTTGATAATCTCGGTCTAAGTGGTAAGGTGGCTGATTTTTCAAAGGATTTTATATTTAGTATGAACTTTGATGGAAAGTCTTATTGGGAAAAAATGCTTTTGGGGGATATGCTCAACCAGGGATTAAAGCTATATCCCGAATATAAACAATTCTTATTGAATAAATATGGCAACGATTTAATGTGGAGTAATAAGGCTAAACGATGCAATTTTATGAATAGGATAATATTTATTCCGAGAAAACTAATAATGAAGTTAAAGTTTTATTTGTCAGGTCCTTTAGCGGGGTAA
- a CDS encoding GDSL-type esterase/lipase family protein yields MIEVSPTDAPDYWAIRGWTNTLQKMSYDADICFLGNSITYASNFQTYFTDKKIVELGYPGDTMIGMMRRMDMLRAVCPEKVFLMAGINDLANQSMDMDEFAERYNVLVDSITNACPHAEVYLESILPVNRSHRMYRNCDRIIQANQIITRIAGEKGMIYIDLFSLYCIDGQLPDELTNDGIHLLPKAYDRWAEAIREYVTSSLK; encoded by the coding sequence TTGATTGAAGTTAGTCCGACTGACGCACCCGATTACTGGGCTATACGTGGTTGGACAAATACATTGCAAAAAATGAGTTATGATGCGGATATTTGCTTTTTGGGTAATTCAATTACGTATGCGAGTAATTTTCAAACTTATTTCACGGATAAGAAGATTGTAGAACTAGGCTATCCTGGTGATACCATGATTGGCATGATGCGACGTATGGATATGCTGCGTGCTGTTTGCCCTGAAAAAGTGTTTTTGATGGCAGGTATCAATGACTTGGCAAATCAAAGTATGGATATGGATGAGTTTGCTGAGCGGTATAATGTTTTAGTGGATTCTATAACTAACGCTTGTCCTCATGCAGAAGTCTATTTGGAATCTATACTTCCAGTCAATCGTAGTCATAGAATGTATAGAAACTGTGACAGAATTATTCAAGCTAATCAAATTATTACTCGTATAGCAGGTGAAAAAGGAATGATATATATTGACCTATTTTCTCTATATTGTATAGATGGACAGCTGCCTGATGAACTAACTAATGATGGCATTCATCTTTTACCAAAAGCTTATGATAGATGGGCTGAAGCTATTCGTGAGTATGTAACAAGTTCTCTCAAATAA
- a CDS encoding CatB-related O-acetyltransferase — translation MVNKKNNRSSFFCVFKYLIFILQHFLRWIFINSLSRGFYYSIKYSSTVTIGYGAKVTRISKFEGCNRVCAHSTFNGTLGYGSYIGFNSRISGEIGRFTSIADDCMVVRGRHPYEYPYVATSPMFFSMMKQTGYTFADRQIYNEFKFVRECVPVVIGSDCWIGAGAKIIEGVTIGIGGMVLAGALVTHDVPPYAIVGGVPAKVLRFRYNEDAIQMLLKSKWWEKDEKWFKINWRLLNDLDAFEKYFANESK, via the coding sequence ATGGTGAATAAGAAAAACAATAGGAGTTCATTTTTTTGTGTATTTAAATACTTGATATTTATATTACAACATTTTCTAAGATGGATTTTTATTAATAGTTTATCTAGAGGATTTTATTATAGTATTAAATATTCTAGTACGGTTACAATAGGTTATGGAGCTAAGGTTACCCGTATATCTAAGTTTGAAGGATGTAATAGAGTTTGTGCGCACAGTACATTTAATGGCACATTAGGTTATGGATCTTATATAGGATTCAATTCAAGAATAAGTGGAGAAATTGGACGTTTTACTTCTATTGCAGATGATTGTATGGTTGTTCGTGGACGTCATCCTTACGAGTATCCTTATGTAGCCACAAGTCCTATGTTTTTCTCTATGATGAAGCAAACTGGATATACTTTTGCTGATAGGCAAATTTATAATGAATTTAAATTTGTAAGAGAATGTGTTCCAGTGGTTATTGGTTCTGATTGTTGGATAGGAGCAGGAGCAAAAATCATTGAAGGAGTTACGATAGGTATAGGGGGCATGGTACTTGCTGGCGCTTTAGTTACTCATGATGTACCCCCTTATGCAATAGTGGGAGGGGTTCCCGCTAAAGTCCTCCGGTTTCGATATAATGAAGACGCTATACAAATGCTTCTGAAATCTAAATGGTGGGAGAAAGATGAAAAGTGGTTCAAGATAAATTGGCGTTTACTAAATGACCTAGATGCTTTTGAAAAGTATTTTGCTAATGAAAGTAAATGA
- a CDS encoding EpsG family protein, which produces MKDEKVNFVTAFVWVLLMTLFVGSQDGIGTDHSNYIAQIESPWVVPSEPFTILVFAIIRSFGISSYAFFYIYAFLTYFYLAKAVLLSDRNIRFIVVIMILQSLLFFQSFNLVRQILACAIFLYGLMLISCGKKHYIVFVLAFLVHYSALFGILMIVLAKMIKVNIVVLMIYIGSVCILLWGGFMSGFISIFEPIIGKTYYGYYLESALINENQTAHFGVVYQVIFVLSLIVYAKRNYYVSNNLELILNVFFLVR; this is translated from the coding sequence GTGAAAGATGAAAAGGTCAATTTTGTGACAGCATTTGTGTGGGTATTGTTGATGACACTCTTTGTTGGTTCACAAGATGGTATAGGAACAGATCACAGTAATTATATTGCTCAAATAGAGAGCCCTTGGGTTGTTCCATCAGAACCTTTTACGATTTTAGTTTTTGCAATAATTCGTTCATTTGGAATATCTTCATATGCCTTTTTTTATATATATGCTTTCTTGACTTATTTTTATTTAGCAAAAGCAGTGCTATTATCTGATCGAAATATTAGGTTTATTGTTGTAATCATGATATTACAATCATTGTTGTTTTTTCAATCATTCAATTTGGTTCGTCAGATATTAGCTTGTGCCATTTTCTTGTATGGCTTAATGTTAATTTCTTGTGGGAAGAAACATTACATAGTTTTTGTTTTGGCTTTTCTAGTGCATTATTCTGCATTGTTCGGGATATTGATGATTGTATTAGCTAAAATGATAAAGGTGAATATTGTAGTGTTGATGATATATATAGGATCCGTTTGTATCTTACTATGGGGAGGATTTATGAGTGGCTTTATATCAATATTTGAGCCTATAATTGGAAAAACGTATTATGGCTATTATTTGGAATCAGCACTTATAAATGAAAATCAAACAGCTCATTTTGGTGTAGTATATCAAGTGATATTTGTATTATCTCTTATTGTTTATGCGAAGAGAAATTATTATGTATCGAATAATTTAGAATTGATTTTGAATGTTTTTTTCTTGGTCAGATAA